A region of Moorena producens PAL-8-15-08-1 DNA encodes the following proteins:
- a CDS encoding RNA-guided endonuclease InsQ/TnpB family protein, translating into MFLNSEQRAIIRHWFGVSRYVFNKTVKILENGEKKANWFAIKTEIVNNLPEWCKTVPYQIKSIAIKEACTAVREAKKKYKKTGQINRVRFRSRKNPVQSCYIPKSAVSAKGIYHTKLGELTFTETIPGNIGDCRLTSTNGDYYLTVPHKSTQIKAESQGRVVALDPGVRTFLTFFSENSVGKIGEGDFSRIQRLCAHLDRLLSRTSKAKGKQKYRMKRAARRIIIKIKNLINELHHKAARLLVDHFDVILLPTFETSQMSNRKTRKIRSLTVRNMLSFAHYRFKEFLKHKASETGKIVLDVCEAYTSKTVSWTGELVNIGGSKTIKSKIDGRLMDRDINGARGIFLRALVDTPWLKNQLALAG; encoded by the coding sequence GTGTTCCTAAACTCTGAACAGCGTGCAATTATCCGCCACTGGTTTGGAGTGTCCCGTTATGTTTTTAATAAAACTGTAAAAATCCTAGAAAATGGCGAAAAAAAAGCTAACTGGTTTGCCATTAAAACGGAAATAGTAAACAACCTTCCCGAGTGGTGCAAGACAGTACCTTATCAAATTAAATCCATAGCGATTAAGGAGGCTTGCACGGCTGTTAGGGAAGCCAAGAAGAAGTATAAAAAGACTGGCCAAATTAATCGGGTTAGGTTTAGGTCTCGAAAGAATCCCGTTCAATCTTGTTACATTCCTAAATCAGCCGTTTCAGCTAAAGGCATTTATCACACAAAATTAGGTGAATTAACTTTTACTGAAACCATTCCCGGTAATATTGGTGACTGTCGATTAACTAGCACTAATGGGGACTATTACCTAACAGTTCCCCACAAAAGCACTCAAATAAAAGCCGAAAGCCAAGGCAGAGTAGTCGCTTTAGACCCTGGTGTTAGAACATTCTTGACGTTTTTCAGTGAAAACTCCGTTGGCAAAATTGGAGAAGGTGACTTTTCCCGAATTCAGCGACTATGTGCTCACCTCGATCGTTTGCTGTCCAGAACAAGTAAAGCTAAAGGCAAACAAAAATATCGAATGAAGAGAGCCGCTAGACGGATAATCATCAAAATCAAGAACCTGATAAACGAACTACATCACAAAGCTGCTCGATTACTAGTTGATCACTTTGACGTAATACTGCTTCCTACTTTTGAAACCTCTCAGATGTCAAACAGAAAGACCAGGAAAATCAGGTCTTTGACTGTTCGCAACATGCTGTCTTTTGCTCATTACAGGTTTAAAGAGTTTCTAAAGCATAAAGCATCTGAGACAGGCAAAATTGTCCTTGACGTCTGTGAAGCTTATACCAGTAAAACTGTTAGTTGGACTGGTGAACTAGTCAATATTGGCGGAAGTAAAACCATCAAATCAAAAATTGATGGTCGTTTAATGGATCGCGACATCAATGGCGCTCGTGGAATTTTTCTGCGGGCTTTGGTAGATACACCCTGGCTGAAAAATCAGCTTGCATTGGCGGGCTAA
- a CDS encoding fumarylacetoacetate hydrolase family protein, whose translation MTQRYVRVKSSKGQTYYGLLQVTRTIQVLDAPPWLQGQPIDLELEPESYQLLAPCAPTKIVAVGKNYTEHAAEFGTSVPEEPLLFLKPPTTIIADSQAIQYPPQSQRVDYEGELALVIGDYCLDCTPDEAQSKIWGYTIANDVTARDLQKRDPQWTRAKGFNSFCPLGPWIVRELSAGAKLQTFLNDNPEPVQSALISQMVFPPDVLVSYISQVMTLVPGDVILTGTPKGVGAMEVGDRVRVEIEGIGQLENTVISRPTQAKTKQD comes from the coding sequence ATGACACAGCGTTACGTCCGAGTTAAATCTTCTAAAGGACAGACCTACTACGGTTTGTTACAGGTGACCCGCACTATTCAGGTGCTGGATGCACCACCTTGGTTACAGGGACAACCTATAGATTTAGAGTTGGAACCAGAAAGCTATCAATTGCTGGCCCCGTGTGCACCAACTAAAATCGTGGCTGTAGGGAAAAACTATACTGAACACGCAGCAGAATTTGGAACATCAGTTCCTGAGGAACCCTTACTGTTTCTTAAACCCCCTACCACTATAATTGCTGACTCTCAAGCCATCCAGTATCCGCCTCAGTCTCAGCGAGTGGACTATGAGGGAGAGTTAGCACTGGTAATCGGTGACTATTGCTTAGACTGCACACCAGACGAAGCTCAATCCAAAATTTGGGGTTATACGATCGCTAATGACGTAACGGCTCGGGATTTACAAAAGCGGGATCCGCAATGGACCAGGGCTAAGGGATTTAATAGCTTTTGTCCCCTCGGACCCTGGATAGTCCGGGAGTTGAGTGCTGGGGCAAAATTGCAGACATTTCTGAATGACAACCCTGAGCCAGTACAATCCGCTTTAATTAGTCAAATGGTATTTCCGCCAGATGTTCTGGTATCTTACATTTCCCAGGTGATGACCCTAGTACCAGGGGATGTGATTCTTACGGGGACACCCAAAGGAGTAGGAGCAATGGAAGTTGGCGATCGCGTCCGGGTGGAAATTGAGGGAATTGGTCAGTTGGAAAATACGGTGATATCACGCCCGACCCAGGCCAAGACTAAGCAAGACTAG
- the glyA gene encoding serine hydroxymethyltransferase: protein MTQTNFDFLAETDPTIATYLGEELQRQREHLELIASENFTSPAVMAAQGSVLTNKYAEGLPGKRYYGGCEFIDKVEQVAIDRAKELFGAAHANVQPHSGAQANFAVFLALLKPGDKIMGMDLSHGGHLTHGSPVNVSGKWFEVCHYGVSQETEQLDYAKIRELALKERPKLIICGYSAYPRIIDFEKFRAIADEVDAYLMADMAHIAGLVATGHHPNPLPHCHVVTTTTHKTLRGPRGGLILTNQSDLGKKFDKAVFPGTQGGPLEHVIAGKAVAFGEALTPAFKTYSAHVIENAKALATALQNRELKIVSGGTDNHVLLVDLRSIGMTGKRADQLVSGVKITANKNTVPFDPESPFVTSGLRLGSPAMTTRGMGVAEFTEIGNIIADRLLNPEDEQVATECRQRVAKLCDRFPLYPHLTTLVPSLV from the coding sequence GTGACTCAAACTAACTTCGATTTTCTCGCCGAAACCGATCCCACGATAGCAACCTATCTGGGAGAAGAACTCCAACGTCAACGGGAGCATCTGGAACTTATTGCTAGTGAGAACTTCACCTCCCCAGCGGTGATGGCAGCACAAGGCTCAGTGCTAACTAACAAATATGCTGAGGGATTGCCCGGAAAGCGCTACTATGGCGGCTGTGAGTTCATTGACAAAGTGGAACAAGTAGCGATTGACCGTGCTAAAGAACTTTTTGGTGCTGCTCATGCCAATGTGCAGCCCCATTCTGGCGCTCAAGCAAACTTTGCGGTATTTCTAGCCTTACTAAAACCTGGTGACAAGATTATGGGGATGGATTTGTCCCATGGCGGACATCTCACCCATGGATCACCGGTGAATGTGTCGGGGAAATGGTTTGAGGTGTGTCACTACGGTGTCAGCCAAGAGACTGAGCAATTGGACTATGCTAAGATTCGGGAACTTGCTCTGAAAGAGCGTCCCAAACTGATTATTTGCGGCTATTCCGCCTATCCCCGCATCATTGACTTTGAAAAATTCCGGGCCATTGCTGATGAAGTGGATGCCTACCTGATGGCGGATATGGCTCACATTGCTGGTTTAGTTGCTACTGGTCATCACCCTAACCCCCTTCCTCACTGCCATGTGGTCACTACTACCACTCACAAGACCCTGCGTGGTCCACGGGGTGGCTTGATTCTGACCAATCAATCGGATTTGGGTAAAAAGTTCGATAAGGCAGTGTTTCCCGGAACTCAGGGAGGTCCGTTGGAACATGTGATTGCTGGTAAAGCTGTTGCGTTTGGGGAAGCCTTGACCCCAGCATTCAAAACCTATTCTGCCCACGTGATTGAAAATGCTAAGGCTTTGGCAACGGCACTGCAAAACCGGGAGTTAAAGATTGTTTCTGGTGGTACAGATAACCATGTATTACTGGTAGATTTGCGCTCTATTGGTATGACAGGTAAGCGAGCTGACCAACTGGTGAGCGGTGTCAAGATTACAGCTAACAAAAATACTGTTCCCTTTGACCCAGAGTCCCCCTTTGTGACCAGTGGCTTGCGCCTAGGTTCCCCAGCCATGACTACCCGAGGCATGGGAGTGGCAGAATTTACTGAGATTGGTAATATTATTGCCGATCGCTTACTGAATCCAGAGGATGAGCAAGTAGCAACTGAATGTCGTCAGCGTGTGGCAAAGTTATGCGATCGCTTTCCTCTGTATCCCCATCTGACCACTCTTGTACCAAGTTTGGTCTAA
- the rpsF gene encoding 30S ribosomal protein S6 — protein MYILRPDLGEEQVDQAIGKYRDLLQELGGEQIEIQHRGKRRLAYPIDRYREGIYIQMNYNGPGTHVAKIERAMRISQDVIRYLTIRQESSPAPKPEPAEVEG, from the coding sequence ATGTACATCCTCCGTCCTGATTTGGGCGAGGAACAAGTAGATCAAGCTATCGGCAAATACCGAGACCTATTGCAGGAACTCGGTGGAGAGCAAATCGAGATTCAGCATCGTGGCAAGCGTCGTTTAGCCTATCCCATAGATAGGTACCGGGAAGGGATTTATATCCAAATGAACTATAATGGACCAGGTACCCATGTCGCCAAGATTGAGCGAGCAATGCGTATAAGTCAAGATGTGATTCGCTACCTCACCATCAGACAGGAATCATCCCCAGCCCCTAAACCAGAACCAGCAGAAGTTGAAGGGTGA
- a CDS encoding enoyl-CoA hydratase/isomerase family protein, with product MATVSGTVHMKYVGESDNIALFILDRPDKANAYHNAMICQFAEQLAAAVANPSIRAGVVTGAGDRVFCAGADISSFANRSYQDGLNLLSRQLFDNWANAPWPTVAAIQGPAIAGGLELALASDLRICSPSSWFSLPEIDLGLIPAAGGIRRLSKLVNEARAKAMILFGQKVDSATALEWGLVSQISDRVLEDGIHLAEAAARRDPLATRLAKMALQSVNTSLGDASVEAVAQALLYNRKTQVE from the coding sequence ATGGCAACAGTTTCGGGTACTGTGCACATGAAATACGTTGGGGAATCGGATAATATTGCACTTTTCATCCTCGATCGTCCCGATAAAGCCAACGCATACCATAATGCTATGATCTGCCAGTTCGCAGAACAGCTAGCGGCGGCGGTTGCCAATCCTTCCATTCGCGCAGGGGTGGTCACCGGTGCAGGGGATAGGGTATTTTGTGCCGGTGCCGATATATCCAGCTTTGCAAACAGGTCTTATCAGGATGGGTTAAATTTACTGAGCCGACAGCTTTTTGATAACTGGGCTAATGCACCGTGGCCCACGGTGGCAGCAATTCAGGGACCTGCCATTGCAGGGGGACTGGAACTTGCTCTTGCTTCTGATTTGCGCATCTGTAGTCCCTCAAGTTGGTTTTCACTGCCTGAAATCGATTTGGGGTTGATCCCGGCTGCTGGAGGGATTCGTCGCCTAAGCAAACTCGTAAACGAAGCTAGAGCAAAGGCGATGATTCTGTTCGGACAGAAAGTAGATAGTGCAACTGCTTTGGAATGGGGGCTGGTTTCTCAAATCAGCGATCGCGTCCTAGAAGATGGGATTCACCTTGCGGAAGCTGCCGCACGACGGGATCCTCTGGCTACCCGCCTGGCTAAAATGGCTTTGCAATCGGTTAATACAAGTTTGGGAGATGCAAGCGTAGAAGCAGTTGCCCAAGCCCTGCTCTATAATCGCAAAACCCAAGTAGAATAG
- a CDS encoding type III polyketide synthase: protein MWEYVTNSHIKSRHLCLPKPNPDGSIPDESPGELLDKHQRVALDIGQSAIKKALKKAGLTPQDIDYMAVVSTTGLLCPSLTAHYIKALGMRPDIQRIDIVGMGCNGGLNGMQPVVNFCAVHPEAIGLLLCVEVCSAMYVIDETITTAVVNSLFGDGAAAAVISAKPFPLVPTGPKILGFTSHIIPEAIDAIRLDFEETKYSLYLDKQIPYLLGLNVNTPVDNLLWRFSRKRRDIKHWIIHSGGRKVIDSLKYSLNITEHDVRYTTSILQNYGNLSSASFLFSHEKLLEEDVAQTGDSVVMITMGPGSTIECCLGEF, encoded by the coding sequence GTGTGGGAGTATGTCACTAATTCCCATATTAAATCCCGGCATCTCTGCCTGCCAAAGCCTAATCCTGATGGCAGCATACCCGACGAAAGCCCTGGGGAGTTACTGGACAAACACCAGCGCGTGGCTTTGGATATTGGACAGTCCGCAATCAAAAAAGCCCTAAAAAAAGCTGGGCTTACTCCTCAGGATATTGATTACATGGCAGTGGTATCAACCACTGGCCTACTGTGTCCGAGCCTAACGGCGCACTATATAAAAGCATTGGGAATGCGTCCGGATATTCAGCGCATTGATATTGTGGGAATGGGTTGTAATGGCGGATTAAACGGCATGCAACCTGTAGTCAATTTTTGTGCAGTCCACCCAGAGGCAATCGGTCTATTACTTTGTGTGGAAGTATGCTCTGCAATGTATGTTATTGATGAGACCATAACCACTGCGGTGGTGAATTCCCTGTTCGGAGATGGTGCAGCAGCAGCGGTGATTTCTGCAAAACCTTTCCCTTTGGTACCCACCGGTCCTAAAATTCTTGGCTTCACTTCCCATATCATCCCGGAGGCCATTGACGCGATCCGGCTAGACTTTGAGGAAACCAAATATTCGTTGTACCTGGATAAACAAATTCCCTACCTGCTGGGACTGAATGTCAACACACCTGTGGATAATCTGTTATGGCGCTTTAGCCGCAAACGCCGGGATATTAAGCACTGGATTATTCATTCCGGCGGACGTAAAGTGATCGATTCGCTCAAATATTCGTTAAATATCACCGAGCACGATGTGCGATATACCACGAGTATATTACAAAATTATGGTAACTTATCCTCCGCTTCCTTTCTATTTTCCCATGAAAAATTATTGGAGGAAGATGTAGCCCAGACGGGAGATTCGGTGGTCATGATCACTATGGGACCAGGCTCGACCATTGAATGCTGCTTAGGAGAATTCTGA
- a CDS encoding Tic20 family protein, which yields MNWRGSTDIKDRIFAALAYLLPLIVVLPFGQFLLRQFPILGIIYLPLQPLISLYYGLPLVGLIIFFVLFLAVVRNPQISHFVRFNTMQAILLDILLVLCGLLLPILVQALGVNLLTETLYNIVFLGILAACGYSMIQSLMGRYAEIPSLSQAVYSQVP from the coding sequence ATGAATTGGCGCGGGTCAACAGATATTAAAGACCGGATTTTTGCAGCCCTTGCATATCTACTCCCTCTAATTGTGGTTTTGCCCTTTGGTCAATTTCTGCTAAGACAGTTTCCCATTCTCGGCATTATTTACCTGCCACTACAACCGTTGATTTCACTTTACTACGGTTTGCCTTTAGTGGGGTTAATTATTTTCTTTGTTTTATTCTTAGCCGTAGTCAGAAACCCACAAATCAGCCATTTTGTTCGCTTTAACACCATGCAAGCGATTCTTTTAGACATTCTTTTAGTTTTGTGTGGTCTATTGTTGCCAATTTTAGTCCAAGCACTAGGGGTTAACTTGCTAACAGAAACCTTATATAATATAGTATTTTTAGGAATCCTTGCCGCCTGCGGCTACTCCATGATTCAATCATTGATGGGTCGTTACGCAGAAATACCAAGCCTTAGTCAAGCCGTTTACAGCCAAGTCCCCTAG
- a CDS encoding aldehyde dehydrogenase family protein encodes MFFKEPKKSDVASTKIAPFHQLEDKVVSNISDQTECDQIQPEVDRLLDRAETAAGIFSTYTTAQVQKIIEAMAQAGKEKAEFYAEWSVRETGYGNVSDNVKKNLDCSLGLLERYQTADFIDPVVDYEKKIISFPKPAGIIVALIPSTNPVMTVYYKAMVSMMTRNTVIFSPHPAAKECSIHVVDLMAQAAEKAGAPEGAIQTIRTPGILSLNCLMESPRVGLILATGGPNRVHGAYRSGNPAIGMGPGNVACFVHQSANIPVAAEQIIASNSFDHALPCVCESVVIADRAIDPQLKAAMGASGGYFVSDEAEEKLRAYLFPDRGVNPLALGKSAAWIAQQAGFSVPEGTKSLIVEIDTVGADEPISQEKLFPVMGYIAVDGVQAAIDTALGMLDTMGKGHSAVIHTNDPAVVARYTAALPVCRIAVNTKGVEGSSGFSTNLTRGPVIGTGFFGGSSVDDNIGPKYLVQWSRAAYPTDLEVSMGDMEAAVAQLLSQSV; translated from the coding sequence TTGTTCTTTAAAGAACCCAAGAAATCAGATGTTGCTTCGACAAAAATCGCGCCATTTCATCAGTTGGAAGACAAAGTAGTGAGCAATATCAGTGATCAGACAGAATGCGATCAAATTCAACCGGAAGTCGATCGCTTACTGGATAGAGCTGAAACAGCTGCAGGTATTTTTAGCACTTATACCACAGCACAGGTGCAGAAAATTATTGAAGCGATGGCCCAGGCGGGGAAGGAAAAGGCCGAATTCTACGCTGAATGGTCGGTACGTGAGACGGGCTACGGTAATGTGAGTGATAATGTGAAAAAAAACCTGGACTGTTCCCTGGGGTTGCTGGAAAGATACCAGACTGCTGATTTTATCGATCCTGTTGTGGATTATGAAAAGAAAATCATCAGTTTTCCTAAACCCGCAGGCATTATCGTTGCGCTGATACCGAGTACCAATCCGGTGATGACCGTCTATTACAAGGCAATGGTTAGCATGATGACCCGGAATACGGTTATTTTTTCTCCTCACCCCGCCGCGAAAGAATGCTCGATACACGTGGTTGATTTGATGGCTCAAGCCGCTGAGAAAGCAGGTGCCCCGGAAGGGGCAATTCAAACCATACGTACCCCTGGCATCCTCTCCCTCAACTGTTTGATGGAATCGCCCCGTGTTGGTCTGATTCTCGCGACTGGTGGTCCCAACAGGGTGCATGGGGCCTACCGTTCCGGCAATCCGGCAATCGGTATGGGGCCAGGTAATGTGGCCTGTTTTGTGCATCAGTCAGCCAACATCCCTGTTGCGGCTGAACAAATCATTGCTAGTAACAGTTTCGATCATGCTCTACCTTGTGTCTGTGAATCCGTGGTAATCGCGGATCGCGCCATTGATCCGCAGCTCAAAGCAGCTATGGGGGCATCGGGCGGGTATTTTGTGAGCGATGAAGCAGAGGAAAAACTGCGCGCGTATCTTTTCCCCGACCGTGGAGTCAATCCTTTAGCCCTGGGGAAAAGTGCGGCCTGGATTGCCCAGCAGGCAGGTTTTTCTGTACCAGAGGGCACGAAAAGCCTGATCGTTGAAATTGACACAGTGGGTGCAGATGAACCGATCAGCCAAGAGAAACTGTTCCCGGTTATGGGATATATTGCAGTTGACGGGGTACAAGCTGCCATTGACACTGCTTTAGGGATGCTGGATACAATGGGCAAAGGTCACTCGGCAGTGATTCACACTAATGACCCTGCAGTTGTAGCGCGTTATACCGCAGCTCTGCCGGTCTGCCGAATTGCGGTGAATACCAAGGGTGTAGAAGGCTCCAGTGGTTTTTCCACCAATCTGACCCGGGGTCCAGTGATCGGCACTGGCTTTTTTGGCGGCAGCTCGGTGGATGACAATATCGGTCCTAAATATCTGGTGCAGTGGTCCCGTGCCGCTTATCCTACCGATCTGGAAGTATCAATGGGAGATATGGAAGCAGCGGTTGCCCAACTGTTGTCGCAATCAGTGTAA
- a CDS encoding IS607 family transposase — protein MRKYADDGTIKSEKTPGGTRFFDTESLLSLGRRQPRQPATICYCRVSSSKQFDDLARQIAYMHSLFPEAEIIFDIGSGLNYKRKGLRTILERLVRGDQLTIAVACPCRLTRFGFELIEYLVSLNGGKIMGSDQPESCPEAELTADILSIIHVFSCRVHGLRKYGTKIKEDKSVPKL, from the coding sequence CTGAGGAAATATGCGGACGATGGAACGATCAAATCCGAAAAAACTCCAGGAGGAACAAGGTTTTTTGACACAGAAAGCCTGCTCAGTCTGGGGCGAAGACAACCAAGACAGCCAGCTACCATCTGTTACTGCCGAGTCAGCAGTAGCAAACAATTTGACGACCTCGCCAGGCAAATTGCCTACATGCACTCCCTCTTCCCGGAAGCGGAAATCATCTTTGACATCGGATCAGGTCTCAACTATAAACGCAAAGGTCTTAGAACCATACTGGAACGGCTTGTGCGAGGAGATCAGCTCACGATTGCTGTTGCCTGCCCTTGCAGACTTACCAGATTTGGATTTGAACTCATTGAGTACTTGGTCAGTCTCAACGGTGGAAAAATCATGGGATCCGACCAACCTGAAAGTTGCCCCGAGGCTGAACTCACGGCAGATATTCTCTCCATCATTCACGTCTTCTCCTGTAGAGTCCACGGACTCAGAAAGTACGGGACAAAAATCAAAGAAGATAAGAGTGTTCCTAAACTCTGA
- a CDS encoding carboxypeptidase-like regulatory domain-containing protein, producing the protein MKIISLAYLAVTTLLCSWITITSVVAQTLAPEVSKPEVAATTSSPRRNDSYPLIILPVGVNLGKQNVIPSTLVRGFEDGSQAINFETWLIPLDDVIQGLKLDVKPLDDGQLEVRSPGLVTRINPEELPTDPELGVVIPVKTIQTLLGVPTEFDMIEYAITFNPPWLNVRRKGRRTREIPVVLEGLSEIDAPAFSISAIRQRVNISGRGGGSSSFSNSTNYSGEFTTVGTLLGGSWFVRTRQPDLTNTGTFRLQEAQYFRQTDAADFVLGSQPTFWRNQGTGQYWGATTIQRWGFTPPLSRGGFSPTQRLQANDIGRSITGEAEPGTLVQLTQGFNDVVVDEILVDSSGVYRFENVITGRGGSNTYRVFLYPDGQLTAEPEIREANFSTLPGQLTKGASALVVSTGLSRESSQNGNFFGEFTDVRGGIAYRLGVTEDLTLGMGVVYDESVLGLGELFYQPAGFPLKVKVSALLGTEDEGIDYDASINFQPSPKLSFNFNSDSLAQRFRVNWQAFRGLTLRASGNTREEALAAGMSIFHTSQNFSLFASADIDTNNNLRWSLRSNLGSLRLSHRGNEITTNSELIYYLSNSSASRGHSLLLGYETRDSNNRDDHLARLAWRYRSPQQSSDGRYLWDFDFGYGFGSRGNGLIASASSAVIPGLVLRLRYQDISTTSDGSTFRIELSPNINVQSGISGADTRFDRLRSRGGLLIQPFFDNNGNGKRDKGEEIYVEEPDLLLLLNNKSITSFRPDIRNNGIFVKLDPDTYRLDLDPAGYPIDWKPEESAYAVEVVPGSYTPVTVPMVLSYTFAGVVTDAAGEAVQGAKVEAVPVDSGKSIFSITNGAGVFYLEGLQQGKYNLLINGESAQPNQIEIKPDSEPFQELNLSILLKP; encoded by the coding sequence ATGAAAATTATTTCACTAGCTTATCTAGCTGTAACAACTCTCTTGTGTTCTTGGATTACCATAACTTCCGTTGTTGCCCAAACCCTAGCACCTGAGGTATCAAAACCGGAAGTCGCCGCCACTACCTCTAGCCCAAGGCGAAACGATAGTTATCCATTGATTATTCTTCCTGTAGGCGTCAATCTGGGAAAACAGAATGTGATTCCTAGTACCTTAGTGCGGGGATTTGAAGATGGTTCCCAGGCAATTAATTTTGAAACGTGGCTGATTCCCTTAGATGATGTGATTCAGGGCTTGAAATTAGATGTCAAACCCTTAGACGATGGTCAATTAGAAGTGCGATCGCCTGGTTTAGTCACCCGCATCAATCCAGAAGAATTACCAACTGACCCAGAATTAGGAGTAGTCATTCCTGTCAAAACCATCCAAACTCTTCTAGGAGTCCCGACGGAGTTTGACATGATTGAATACGCCATTACGTTTAATCCCCCTTGGTTGAATGTGCGGCGCAAAGGTCGGCGAACTCGAGAAATCCCAGTCGTACTGGAAGGATTATCTGAGATTGATGCCCCTGCCTTTAGCATATCCGCGATCAGACAACGGGTAAATATTAGTGGCAGAGGGGGTGGTAGCAGTTCCTTTTCTAATTCCACAAACTATAGTGGAGAATTTACCACCGTCGGCACCTTATTAGGAGGTAGCTGGTTTGTTAGGACTCGCCAACCGGATTTAACCAATACTGGGACGTTTCGGTTACAGGAAGCCCAGTATTTTCGGCAAACCGATGCAGCGGATTTTGTCCTAGGTTCCCAGCCCACCTTTTGGCGAAATCAAGGAACAGGTCAATATTGGGGTGCGACCACTATCCAGCGCTGGGGATTTACCCCACCCTTATCAAGGGGTGGATTTAGTCCTACCCAACGGTTACAAGCCAATGACATTGGACGCAGCATTACTGGGGAAGCTGAACCGGGTACGTTGGTGCAGCTGACCCAAGGTTTTAATGATGTGGTGGTGGATGAAATCCTAGTGGACTCCTCTGGGGTTTACCGCTTTGAAAATGTCATAACTGGACGAGGCGGTAGCAATACTTATCGGGTCTTTCTATACCCGGATGGACAGCTTACTGCGGAACCAGAAATTCGAGAGGCCAATTTCTCTACTCTACCTGGTCAATTGACCAAGGGAGCCTCTGCTTTAGTTGTTTCCACTGGCTTGAGTCGAGAATCGAGCCAGAATGGGAATTTCTTCGGTGAGTTTACAGACGTACGGGGGGGAATTGCCTATCGCTTAGGAGTGACAGAAGACCTGACGTTAGGGATGGGGGTGGTTTACGACGAGTCAGTGTTGGGGTTAGGGGAACTATTCTATCAACCTGCTGGCTTTCCCTTAAAGGTAAAAGTGTCGGCTCTTTTGGGTACAGAGGATGAGGGGATAGACTATGATGCGAGTATTAACTTCCAACCTTCTCCTAAGCTAAGCTTTAACTTCAACAGTGATAGTCTAGCCCAGCGGTTTCGGGTCAACTGGCAAGCCTTTCGTGGTTTAACCTTGAGAGCCAGCGGTAACACTAGGGAGGAAGCCTTAGCTGCTGGTATGAGCATTTTTCACACTAGCCAAAATTTCTCACTCTTTGCCAGTGCTGACATCGACACCAATAATAACTTGCGCTGGAGTTTGAGGTCTAACCTGGGAAGTCTGAGACTGTCCCATCGAGGCAATGAAATCACTACCAATTCCGAACTAATTTATTATTTGTCCAATAGCAGTGCCTCAAGAGGACATTCTCTGCTACTGGGTTACGAAACCCGGGATTCCAATAACCGTGATGATCACCTGGCTCGCTTAGCTTGGCGCTATCGTTCTCCACAACAGTCTAGTGATGGTCGATATCTCTGGGACTTTGATTTCGGCTATGGCTTCGGTTCTCGGGGTAATGGATTGATTGCCTCAGCTTCCAGTGCCGTGATTCCCGGATTAGTATTGCGGTTACGTTACCAAGACATATCTACTACCTCTGATGGCAGCACCTTCAGGATTGAGCTTTCTCCCAATATCAATGTTCAATCAGGGATTAGCGGTGCCGACACCCGCTTTGACCGCTTACGCAGCCGAGGAGGATTGTTAATTCAGCCATTCTTTGACAACAATGGCAATGGTAAGCGAGATAAAGGGGAAGAGATTTACGTCGAAGAGCCTGATTTACTGTTACTGCTGAATAATAAATCGATAACCTCGTTTCGACCAGATATTCGCAACAATGGGATTTTTGTCAAACTCGACCCTGACACCTATCGCCTCGACCTTGACCCTGCCGGATATCCCATCGACTGGAAACCCGAGGAATCCGCTTATGCAGTGGAGGTGGTGCCGGGTAGCTATACTCCGGTTACTGTGCCAATGGTACTATCCTACACCTTTGCAGGTGTAGTAACTGATGCTGCGGGAGAAGCGGTGCAGGGGGCGAAGGTAGAAGCAGTACCAGTTGATTCAGGAAAATCGATTTTTTCGATTACCAACGGTGCTGGGGTCTTTTATTTAGAAGGCTTGCAGCAGGGTAAGTATAATTTACTGATTAATGGTGAATCGGCTCAACCAAATCAAATTGAGATTAAGCCAGATTCCGAACCTTTCCAAGAACTGAATTTATCGATACTCCTTAAACCTTAG